TATTAATCATTCAGTTATGAATCATTCAGAATCAGAATCCAGCATTCAGTGCCTTAGCATTCAAGTCTTTTGATAGGAATAGGGTTTATTTTCCATACTTATTGGTGAAGAAATGGGAGGGGAAAATAATGGATTTAGGAAAGATCAGAACTCAGGATTTCTAATTTGTGGTTTAGTGCATAAATGCATGAGGATTGGGTCAGGAAATTCAGCAGTACAAGCTGTAAGTAAGTAGAGGGGTATCATTGGCTGTGACTTGCACAAATttggtgcttcataaatatttcaaaattttttttttttttaattcaggcaGAATTAAGCAACTGATAGAACTTGACtacttgaacccaggcagtgtaCGTCTCTTTATTCTGGATGAAGCAGATAAGCTTTTAGAAGAAGGCAGCTTCCAGGAgcaaataaagtaagaaaaataactaaCTTGACTATTAAAATGGTGCCCCAGAGTATCTGTCTTTAGTTTTTGCAGGTAGTGAATACTGTCTGAATAGTTTCCATggcatgtatttttcttctgttttgcagTTGGATTTATTCTTCCTTGCCTGCCAGTAAACAGATGTTGGCAGTATCAGCTACTTACCCTGAATTTTTGGCTAATGCTTTGACAAAGTACATGAGAGATCCCACTTTTGTAAGACTCAATTCCAGTGACCCAAGTCTCATAGGTGTGTACACATACTGGGTACTTACATTACTTACATATGTTCATGATATTCTGGAGCTTTCCCTTGCCTAAGTTGCCTGTTGCTTTCGTGTTTGCTATTAGGATATAGCAAATATGTTTGTTTTGACAGGAGACTCTTGACTTGTTTGCAGGTTTGAAGCAGTATTACAAAGTTGTCAATTCGTACCCTTTGGCCCATAAGATTTTTGAGGAAAAAGCTCAGCATTTACAGGAACTGTTCAGCAGGATTCCATTTAATCAAGCCTTGGTCTTTTCTAATTTGCACAGCAGGTAATGTACCTTAAAACATCATCTGGGGGAACTtgtgaaataaaagaataggTGTGGGgcaatatttgtaaaatgataacCCTGTATGTTTTTCATAGAGCACAACATTTGGCCGATATCCTTTCTTCTAAAGGCTTTCCTGCAGAATGCATTTCAGGTAAGTTCATCTCTTTAATTTGTTTAGTATCCTGACTTGAAATCTCACCCAAATCAGAAGGAAGAAGTATCACTTTATGAGTTGTCTTGTGAGTGTGAGGTTTTGCTGACTTTTTAGAGTAAAGgagatttcagttttatttttcattgggaTTTgatatattaggctggtgcaaaaataattgcggttcaaaaggttaaaaacaattacaaaaactgcaattacttttgcaccaatctaatatcaATATCCTTATCTTTTAAGAAGTAACTTGGTATGTAATAATTAGAAAACTAAAGTTATGTCTACGAAGAACTTAATAATGTTatcaaagtttgttttttgtctttcttaagagaaaaatattttgctgcTTGATATAATCATTGTTAAAATGCTAACAATTGCTAACTGAACTGTCTTACGGTCTTGTGGAAGGAAAAAGTGATTCATTTTTGACACAAAGCTAAATTATTACTGCTGGCCTAATAGTAATGAAAGATTTAAAGGAGTTTTTGATCAGTGAGATCCTGTTTCGAGTTTTGATTGATATCTCAGCTTGGTTTTTAACCTGTTCACTAAGCTTGTTTAGTCATGATATATCATGAGGTACTGGGGAGACTGTTTTCTAATGGATCAATATTTTGACTATAGATCACACTTCAACACCAAATTTATGAACAGCTGattaaagcaattttattttcctaagaatTGTTATACTTCATATGTAACTTTGCAGATACAATGTTATATCCGCAGGTATAACCTAGTCaccatttaaaattgatttttgaatttcaGGTAGATTGCCTAAGTAATTTCAGGTTGACTGCCTAACCATATTTTAAGATTCTGACTTTAGGTCTTAACCTTGATTTGCATGTAAGGCCACAGTGACTTTGGCCTTACATGGTATAGTTTTAAAGTGTTAAGACTGGGGATTATGATTTCTGCTTTTTGTGGATTTGATGAATGTGTATTAGCTTGTTTTTATATGACTTTCTTTTCGGGTCTTTTTAGGCAGCATGAATCAGAATCAGCGTCTTGATGCTATGGCTAAACTGAAGCAGTTTCATTGCAGAGTCCTCATTTCCACAGATTTGGTAAATTTCCTCTTCAGTTTGGGTGACTAATTCCTCTTAACATATGTTCTATTCTCAGATGTACaggtttcatttgttattttatgtgGGGGTATCCTGACAAGAAAATACCAGAAGATAAGCGTGTCTTCCCAGTGCTGGGCAATATGCCTtcctaaaaatgtcttttatattttcatctttgtttttgaaattattcattagaaatgaatttcctttccctttgctcCTAAATATCTTTCCTCCTAAATACCCTCCTGTTATTAGTTTGGCTCTTGGTTATACTAGAGTAGGATAGTATACGTTGGTACCATGCTGCAGTTAACGCAAACCAATAGTTGCTCTGTTTCTCAATTTAAGACTTCCCGTGGGATTGATGCTGAGAAGGTGAACCTGGTTGTAAACCTGGATGTACCGTTGGATTGGGAGACATACATGCACCGGATTGGCAGAGCTGGCCGTTttggtaaaaagaaaagtttgggtGCTTTCTTTAAGCAGAGTAATCTGTAATGTAGACTTGGAGTGCATTtatgtgaaaatgatttattaCTTAACATTCCCTCTGCTTTAGGTACTTTGGGACTGGCTGTGACCTACTGTTGCcggggagaagaagaaaatatgatgaTGAAAATTGCCCAGAAATGTAATATCAACCTTCTGCCTTTACCAGGTATATTTTGCCTGTTTCATTTTGCTgtcaaaataataatggtaatgatAAAAGgcctaataaaaataataggtaaCAGAATACTTACgatgtgtcaggtactgttctaagtactttgtgTATGTTAACTCTTTTAATTCTCACCATAGTCCTATGAGGTTATATTCCCTTATTATCTACATTTTGTAGCAGAGGATATTGAGGCTAGAGAGGTAAGTAATTTGCCTTAAGGTCTTACAGCTAATAAGTAGCAGGGAGAAGATTGCAAGCTAACCACTGGCATGTGGAAGGTGAAAAATAGTTTACTACTGTGTTAGCTCCATTTTTTAGTCTGTAGCCTTgtaatttgattttattctttttaaaaggggGCATTTTACCTCTTTTGTCCTTGTAAAGGTCATTCTTGCTATATTCTCCTTTGTCACCATTGGGAAGGAGTAGTATCTTTAATTTGAACACTAGtttgaagtgttttctttttttaaaaacttttatttatttaagtgtgtttttccaggacccatcagctccaagtcaagtagttgtttcagtctagctgtggagggcacagctcacagtggcagtggcccatgtggggatcgaactggcaaccttgttgttaagagcaccgcgctctaaccaagaTAGCCTGCCGCCCCCTGaagtgttttcttttgattttagtGAATCATTTGTCAAGCTGCactttttaaatgccattttggAAACAATGTGTGTTTGAAACTGTTAGTGACCTCTTGAAAACAAAATACCCTAAAAAAACTCTTGTgtgaaaatacagtatatttgctatatattttaatgtatgcatGTGAATATATATCTGTATACGTACATattcataaatgtatatttacttaTGATGTATACGTGAGCTAGAATATGGAATATGtagtttttgaataaatataacAGTGaaattttcccaatttaaaatttaactccTTTAGTGATTTTTACAAAGCTAGAGTAAGCACAGGTGTGGGAGTCCTGTGGATTCTAATAGTTCTTTCTTTGtgataactcattttatgatctTTCTGCAGATCTTTAAGTGCTTTAAGCTTATGTCctgatttacaaaatatttgttttatgaagtCATTCAGAAAATGCTGGTCTAGAGTAGCTcgagaattttaatatttatttttccattttatgcaGATACCATTCCTCCTGGCCTGATGGAAGACTGTTTGGATTGGGATGTGGAGGTGAAAGCCTCTGTGCATACATATGGCTTAGAGAGTATGCCTGCCAAGCCCCTAAAACAACAAATGCCAAAACTAGAGAGAACCTCTCAAACTCAGAAAGCTCACAATAACCACACGGCTTCATCTAGAATTACTTCTGCATCTCCACTACTAGTCAAATCAAAAAATAACGCCAAACAAAAGCTTCCTGTGAAAAGTCACTCAGAGTGTGGAATCATAGAAAAAGCAGTAGCAGCAGAAACACTGGGCTGTACCCTACGCCCAGAAGAGCAAATGAAGGATGCTGTGCAGGCCCCTGGGGAAAACTCTGACAGCAGCCAGCACCAGGTCCCAGGAGACTTACCTGAGTCACTCCCCCAAATTCCTTGTCTGTCTTCCTTTAAGACCCACGTGCCCTGCGCCATGACTTTTGCAGAGTTGGTGGGGGATTATGAGCACTATATTAGAGAGGGGTTAGAGAAGTCTGTGGAAATCATCAGGCACTACGTGGGTCCTGGGGATCAGACTGGGAATCCTCGAAATGGTTTTGTGAGAAATAGAATTACGGAAGAGAGAGTGCAGGCACTGGCAGGTGGGAGCCAGTCTGGGGACTCTCAGAGCGACAGCGAGTCCTGCAGCTCCAGGACTTCTTCCCAGAGCAAAGGAAATAAGTCCTACGTGGAAGGCTCTTCAGATACTCAGCTGAAAGACTTGGAATCTACCCTTGCCGATGGCCATTTCTCTGTAGAACAACCTCTGCATGGAAATGACACCCCTAATCTAGAAGCGTATCAAGAATCCCCTGAAATCCAAATAAAGGCAAGGCATAAGGAGGGGGTGAACCAGAGAGCTAAGCAGAGCCGGAGAAGCCTTCCGAGGCGGTCTTCCTGTCGGTGGCGGGCAGAACCCCGGGAAGAGGGTTGGTATGACCACCCCCGGGAACCACCTGTGAGCTTTTCCGGTACCTATCAGGATTACGAGGAGTACTGGCGAGCGTACTACAGGGCATGGCAGGACTACTACGCCACTGCCGCCCAGTCCTATTACTGGAACGCTCAGCGGCATCCAGGTTGGATGGTGGCCTATCACATGAACACTGTGTACCTACAAGAAATGATGCGTGGCCACCAGTGATCGTCGCAGGCTGTCCTCAGACCATCTGGAAATGTCCGCACGTGATACTTTTGGATAGCCACCCTCCTTGACCTACAGTAGACTGGCATATAGTGGCATTTTTGAGGAACGTGGAAAGTCGTGAGGCTTTCTGCTGGGGTCCATCTATTTTTCAGATTGTTGTGACCTAAGTCaaaccttaatttttaaagaaacttcatagatcagattttagaaagaaattttttGGGATGTAGAGCTAAAGGTCCCAGTTGTGCCATTTTTCTATAAGCCATTCCAAAATGAAACGTTTGAAAAGACTTATACCActgcttgctttaaaaaaataaaaacagctgagatttgaaaaatgttagTTTATGCTGCAGAGTTCTTTAAAAAAGGCTTGGGCTGCATTTCTCTAGAGGTACATTGCTGTAGAAATTTGTAACATGGTCACTCAGAAAATTCCCTTTTCTTCTAGATCAAGGCAGGAAGGTGTAAAATTGCTTCAGACTTTCCCAAAGGTACTTGATTTGATGCCCTTTGCTtccagtaaaaatattttgttaaccACTGAAAATACAAACTTAAGCTGCTCACTCTTTCATAGGGCATTAAGTAGCTGGGAATCACAGTGGCTGTCTTAGTTTTGTTTCTCAGGAAGAGGAGCAGCTCTTAATGTTTATTAGTTTTTGGATCCTTTTatgaatctgatgaaagctaGAGATCATCCCAGAAAATTTCTCATTCTATAATATAAACAAGAACTGTGTATGTAATTTCAAGGGCTTCCATAGACCCCCTGAGCCCATTCATGGAACCCAGGTTAAGAGCTGCCCTACACTGCTGGTAGGCTGAGGGAAAGTTCTAGCTCCTTTGTGTTAAGTGTTTAGTGGAAGCTGGAACTCATTCTGTTCAAACTTTTCCCACAGTGTCCTAATCTTGTGTCTTCTAGAAATTTTCCCCAGTTTTTACCTCTAATGCTAGGATCCAGGCGGATCAGTCATTTTTCTAAGATGATGCATCTGTAAATTatgatttagaaaaatgtaattggAAGTTACATATTCTCCCATTTCTTCTCTGTGGCAGCCCTTTATGATTATGCATTTGGTTCCCAAACCTTTCTGTGAGCTGTATTTATGGGAGGAGAGAACCCCTTACGTATGGAtgtgtatttacttttttaaaaggaaagctcTTCTCTCTTGTGCGAATACTGTTTGTGTTGGCCGTGTAATTAATTTTCCCTCAGGACTGTCAGCAAACATCCACAGCCATTGTCATTTACTGTCCAACACTCACGGCACAGTTCTCAACTTCTGTTTAACTTGGATTCCTGTCATTTGGGTTGGGCAATGGTAGACTTGACGTATACATAGTATTGCCAAATTAGAATGAATTAATTAACACTGTAAATAGCAAATCCATAATTAGGTCCAGTATGTTATTAAAAAGTAGAGACTTTaattacacatttaaataaaatcctgCCATTGCTGTATAATTGAACATACCACTTTTTCGACCCTTTCCCCCTCAGTGTAGCCAAGTTCACAGTTTGTCTTTGCTAGGGGAGTTTAATTAGGATACTGCTGCATCTTAATTAGAAATGAGGTTACCCGTTAGTCTTGAAATTAATTGGATTATCTCTTTAGGTTTGttgtattttgtatttgctttctttttttattttcccccttcttccgcctcctcccacccccactccagttcaagccgttgtttcccAGTCccgttgtgtaggacacagctccctggcccacgctgggattatgagccttgtgctcccccttCTGgttgaggcagttggtcgccagttgtcggcctctcacagcagctcacagcggctcacgctggctgccggccactcacgctggccactggccactcatgatggcacatggtagcccacaatgtcacacagtagcccacagcagctcacgccaatcTCCGGCTGCttacggcagcccagctccagcgagggctattgttcacaatcttagctgtagagagcgcagctcactggcccatgtgggaatcgaactggcgaccttggccttaggagcacggtgctccaaccacctgagccaccaggctggccctttttttggtttttaaatagaaaaataagctgCGGGTAACCATATGTATAACATGAAAATACTAATTGCTTCATTTTCACATAAGCATTTGCTAGGAAAATTTCAGCTGTTACCATCCTGAAGAACGGGAAAGGATGCAGTTATAGTGGTGGCTGTGGAAGGAACCTGCTGCTATTTGTGTGTGACTGTTTTTGTGTGGAAAAGACTTTTTTGTTTGGAATTGTCAGTCTACTATGTttcgctgaaaataagacctagccggaccatcagctctaatgcgtttttttggagcaaaaattaatacaagacccagtcttatattacattatgtaagacctggtcttttgttacagtaaaataagaccggttcttatattaatgtttgctccaaaagacgcattagagctgattgtctggctaggtctttttttcggggaaacatgctAGATGCATGTCCCTATAATCTGTTAGGAACTATAGATCGGTTTTAGGCAAATTCACTTGCGAATGCTTTGTGGTGTAGTGGAAAGAGCATTTGTTCTGGTTGAGACTCTGCGGCTACCTACTTTTTTTTACCTTGTACCACTCATTTAACCTCTCAGGATCCAGTGTTCTTATCAATAAAATGGAGGAGGTGGACTAGAATATTTTTAGGGTCTCTTCCAGTTCTAAGATTTAGTTACTAGATTACTAATAAGAGAAAATACTTTCCTGTTACGGGAGaggataattattttatgaatatagagAATTTGTAAATTCATATAATTTGTATGAGGACTAGTGTGAATGGCTTAAATGCCTGAATTCTAGAATACTAAATATACTTAACAACTGTTCAAGTTGAGCTTAAATTAGGCTAGTGGTATTAACATGTAGAGAAATCTTTGGGAAACCTGCTGTTTTGGATAATTCTGACTTAGAATACAAATTATGATTTTGGGTAATTTCaagtaatattttctaaagtagCTTAAGTTTTACAGTAACATTTGCCAACCTTTTAAAAACgtgttttaaagataaacttCAGCCTCtgaatactaaaaataattgaattatagTACTTGCAGATCAGCTCATATGAAACAAGGGAGTAGTTTGAAGTTTTAGAGTTTTTTCCTCCCCCTGCATGTAAATAAACCTATgttaatcttaaaaaataaaattatttttttgatagtCATAGCTGACATTGGAACTCCATCACAAGATTATTCTCTGGTTTCAGTAGAgtatgtttattgttttgtgCCTCTGTAAACAAGCACATATGTCCCAGTTAACATTTGgtgctttttaatgaaaaaacacCTACTGCTCAAAGTACATCTGGTTTCCAGTTACTTTTCGCCAGAAAACATTTGAGTTACGGATCTGCAGTGACACCTAGTGGGTGATCAGGGTATGAGCATCAGTGATTGAAATGAATTTCAGGGCCAACTTCCAGGACCTTTGAGCATCATGCATTTGCCTTAATGTTCCATTTCTGTGACAGTTTTCATCGACTGGCATCTGGTTGTTGTGGGGAAAGTCAAAGGATTCCTTTGTTGTCACCTTATGGTGACATGAAAATGCCTGTTG
This DNA window, taken from Rhinolophus ferrumequinum isolate MPI-CBG mRhiFer1 chromosome 22, mRhiFer1_v1.p, whole genome shotgun sequence, encodes the following:
- the DDX20 gene encoding probable ATP-dependent RNA helicase DDX20, with the translated sequence MAAALEAPAALATVETVTPAEPMAAQVSAPEPTPGPARSLRTAHDVSGPRTRTGDVLLAEPADFESLLLSRPVLEGLREAGFERPSPVQLKAIPLGRCGLDLIVQAKSGTGKTCVFSTIALDSLVLENLSTQILILAPTREIAVQIHSVITAIGIKMEGLECHVFIGGTPLSQDKTRLKKCHIAVGSPGRIKQLIELDYLNPGSVRLFILDEADKLLEEGSFQEQINWIYSSLPASKQMLAVSATYPEFLANALTKYMRDPTFVRLNSSDPSLIGLKQYYKVVNSYPLAHKIFEEKAQHLQELFSRIPFNQALVFSNLHSRAQHLADILSSKGFPAECISGSMNQNQRLDAMAKLKQFHCRVLISTDLTSRGIDAEKVNLVVNLDVPLDWETYMHRIGRAGRFGTLGLAVTYCCRGEEENMMMKIAQKCNINLLPLPDTIPPGLMEDCLDWDVEVKASVHTYGLESMPAKPLKQQMPKLERTSQTQKAHNNHTASSRITSASPLLVKSKNNAKQKLPVKSHSECGIIEKAVAAETLGCTLRPEEQMKDAVQAPGENSDSSQHQVPGDLPESLPQIPCLSSFKTHVPCAMTFAELVGDYEHYIREGLEKSVEIIRHYVGPGDQTGNPRNGFVRNRITEERVQALAGGSQSGDSQSDSESCSSRTSSQSKGNKSYVEGSSDTQLKDLESTLADGHFSVEQPLHGNDTPNLEAYQESPEIQIKARHKEGVNQRAKQSRRSLPRRSSCRWRAEPREEGWYDHPREPPVSFSGTYQDYEEYWRAYYRAWQDYYATAAQSYYWNAQRHPGWMVAYHMNTVYLQEMMRGHQ